GAGGCGGTGGAGTATGCCGCCGCGATTGGCGCGCGCAACGTGCATGTGATGGCGGGCAATGCCAGCGGCGCCGCGGCGGAGGCCACGTTCATCGAGAACCTGCGGTTTGCCTCTACGCTGGGGCGCGCGGCGGGGGTTGGCATTCTGATCGAGCCGCTGAACCAGTATGATGCGCCGGGGTATTTCCTGAGCACGACGCGACAGGCCGAGGCGGTGATTGCGGCGGTGGGGGCGCAGGTCCTGAGGCTGATGTTTGATTGCTATCACGTGCAGTTGATGGAGGGCGATGTGATGAACCGCCTGACGCGGTTGTTGCCGATCATCGGGCATATTCAGTTTGCCGCCGTGCCGGACCGGGGCGCGCCGGATCATGGTGAGTTGAATTACCCGTGGCTGTTCGAGCAGATCGCTGCCTTGGGATATGATGCGCCCTTGGGGGCGGAGTACAGGCCCGGCGGCGCAACGGCTGCGAGCCTTGGGTGGTTGGCGCGGGCGCGGGGGGAGACGCGGGGCGGCTGAGTCTGCTTTGCCACCATTGGCGCGAGAATTTTTAGCCCGGCTTGAACCCCTCAGAGCGCGGCCTTACACAGCCTCAAAAAGACTAGGCAGTGTGCATTAATGAGAGAGCAGGTAATCCTTCAATCGGTGGCTCCGTTTTTCGAGGAGATCGAAAAGCTGGGGTATGACGTGCATGCGACCAGCGATTTTGAAGAGATCCAGCGCCTTGTTGCCCAGACCGGGCGCGCACAGCAAACCCCGATGATGTCGATTGAGCGGCTGGATTTCACCCGCAAGGACGCGTTTTGGGCCTTCCTTATGAAGGATGGCGAGGCGATCGGCGGGGCGGGGGTGAAATACACCGACCTCGAAAGTGAGCCGTTTACCGAATATTTGCAGCGCACGTCGCGGGCGCAATACGGGCGCGAGAGCGACCCGATTGCCAGCTTTGCGCCGCCGCTCAGCGATATGTTGAAGGGCAAGCTGGTTTATATTGGCGAACTGGAGTTTCGCACCGGAACGCGCGGCAATCTCAAGCTTTTGGCGGCGTTCGGGAAGGTCTTGCAGGGGCTTGCCACGTTAAAGTGGCCGCAATTCGACTGGATGTATGCGATCATCCCCGAAGAGCATTTGAAGTTCGACCACCTTTATGGGTTTTTCGTGACCGTGCCGGATGCGTTGACATGGGCCGAGCCGGTGCCGGCGGGGCGTTTGAATTCGCACGCGTTTCTAGCCATTGAAGGCAGGCACATCGAACATTTGTTCAAGGTCGCCGGCCGCCGAACGCGCCTCCGGAATTATCAAGCACGCGGGCAAAAACCAGAGTGAGGCTGCGCCCATCAATGGTTTGCACCGGCGCGACGATGCGCCTGTAGCTGCCTTGGATAAGCTCTCCGTCGACCGGAACGGATATGGCGACGTCTTCGATATCATAGCGTTGTCTTTTGCAAACACGCCAATGGGATGCGAGCGAGTTTTCGATAATCGACGGGTCGAAGGAGCTGACCTTTTTGAGGTATTCGTCGGTATCGCTGATGTTAAAGAACTGCGCGGCGAGGCTGTGCTGTCCGATCCGCTTTGGTGCCATGATCTTGGTGTCGGGGGTGGGCAATTCGAACAGGTCAACGCGTTCGCGCAGGGCGTCGAAATCGGTCAGGCGGCCATTGTTGCGGTGCAGCCAGTTGAGCACGTCATCGCAGAGGATATCGGTGCCATGGCGGCGCATTTCGTCCTGAACCTCGCGCAGGGCTTGGGAATAGGCCAAGGCGGCGCGGCGGTGCAGCACGTCCGAGGTTTGCGGCGCAGCAAAGCCAATGGTGGCGCGCGATTTGGAGAAGATTTCAAGCGACACATTCGCCGCATCGCACAGCCGTTGGATCGTGGAAAAGGGGATTTCACGCTCGAGCGAGATCTGGGCGTGGAGGGTGGAGTATTTCAGATCAGCGGCAATACAGGCAGCTTTTAGCCCGCCGAAATATTGTTCGCAGAAGCGGGAAACTTTGGTGCCTAGATCATTCATAACACACACATTGCAAAACACAGATGTGGATTGTCAATCCACTTTTGCAGATCGGCTGAAGATCGGCTGAAGATCGGCGGGCGGAAAAGCGGTTGCGGGCCTTTCTGCTTCCTGATTGCTTGAGCGCAAAGAGGGAGGGACCTATGACCAAAGTAACCTACGAGAAAGACGGGCGCATTGCACGCATTACCTTGAACCGGCCAGAGGTGATGAACGCGATTGACGATGATCTGCCGCGCGAACTGGCCGAGGCGGTGGCGCGGGCAGAGGCGGACGACGGCGTGCATGTGATGTTGCTGAGCGGCGCGGGGGAGGCGTTTTGCGCAGGCTATGATCTGACGTTTTATGCCGAGAACAATGGCACCAACAATGTCACGCAGGAGATGCCGTGGGATCCGATCAAGGATTACCGGTTCATGTGGAACAACACCCAGCATTTCATGTCGCTGTTTCGTGCGATGAAGCCGGTGGTGACCAAGGTGCACGGGTTCGCTGTGGCGGGTGGGTCGGATATCGCCTTGTGTTCGGACATGGTGATCATGGGCGAAAACGCCAAGATCGGCTATATGCCGACGCGGGTTTGGGGCTGTCCGACGACCGCGATGTGGGTCTATCGGCTGGGCCCGGAAAAGGCCAAGCGGATGCTGTTTACCGGCGACAAGATCACCGGGCGCGAGGCCGAGGAGATGGGGCTTGTGCTGAAGGCGGTGCCGGAGGCGCAGTTGGACGACGAGGTGGAAGCGCTGGTGGCGCGGATGGCCAGCGTGCCGATCAACCAGTTGGCGATGCAAAAGATGGTGATTAACCAGCCGATGGAGGCGTCGATCAACGCCACGCAGCGGTTGGCGACAGTGTTTGACGGCATCACGCGGCATTCGCCCGAAGGGTTGAATTTCAAAGCCCGTTCCGAGGCCGAAGGCTGGAAACAGGCGGTTGATGATCGCGATCAGGGCACGTGGGACTGGACCAAGAACGAGCCGCTCCCCAAGAGCAACCGCTGAGCCGCTATTGGCTGTTCAGGATCGCCGGGACCACGTGTTTTTCGATCACCGCGACGGGGGTTTTCCAATCTTTCGGGTGATTGTAATTCCCGGCGATGATGGCGATCACGAGGTCGACATGCGGCTGCACGGTAAGTCGCTGCCCGCCATTGCCCATGGCGGCGGTCCATTTTGCGGGGCTTTTGGCGGGGGAGTGCCACCAGAAGTAGCCGTATTGCAGGCCGAAGCTGGTTCTTGCCAGCGGGCTTGTCGCGGCTTTCATCCAGCGGGCCGAGACGATCTGTTTGCCGTTGTAACGCCCGTGTCCGGCGACCAGCGTGCCGATGCGGGCAAGCGCGGGCAGGGTCAGGCGCAGGCCGGAGGCCGCCGAGGGCACGCCATCGCCGCCTTTGACCCAGTCAAAGCGGGTGATGCCAAGCGGGGCAAAGAGCGCCTCGCGGGCGAAAGCGTCAATCGGCTTGCCGGTGCCTTTTTCGATGATCCGCGCAACGAGGGCGGTTGCGCCGCCGGAGTATGTCCAGCGACCACCGGGGCGGGTTAGGATTTTTTGCTCAAGCACAAAGCGGTAGCGGTCGGGCGCGCGCTCCATCGCGATTTCGCTGTTGCGGGGGTTTGAGTATGGGGTGGTTTCGTCCCAGGCGGTGCCCATGCGCATGGTCAGCGCGTCGGCAATGGTGATCCGGGCGCGTTTGGGATCGCGGGCAAGGTCGGCGTATTCGGGGAATTGCGCATAGAGCGCGGCGTCAGGCGGCGGCACAAGCCCGCGATCCAGCGCGATGCCATAGAGCAGGCCAACCACCGATTTCGTGACCGAGCGCATGTCGTGCAGGGTGTTTGGCCCGTGGCGGCGATTGCCAAGGGGCACCCCCCAGCGTTGGTCTTGGCCGTCGAAGTAGATCTCGACCAGCTTTTTGCCGCGATAGAGCACGAGGACGCCGTGCAATCCGGGCAGGGCGCCTGCGTCGAAATCAGATTGCAGCGATTGGGCGAGCGTTTGCGCCGATGCCGGACGGGGCGCGAGCGCCAGTGTGAGCAGCGCTAGAAATGCAAGGAGCGCGAGGGGGAAACGGTGCATGGGGTCCATCCTTGGGCCGGGATCGGACCCCATGCTATCGGCGTGTCAGAGGTAAGTCACGCCTGTTTGCGGGCAACGATATAGCGCGCGGGTGGCTGTGCGGGGTGGTTGCCGGTTTCGATAATTTCAAACCCGGCGCTGGTGATGCTGTGTTCCAGTTCAGCGATGGAGAAGCGCCCGACAAAGGGGGCTTTGCCAAAGGCTTGCAGCACCGGGACCGCCAGCATCATGAGGCGGAATTTGAAGCCGAGCGCGGGTTCGGACAGGCAGGGGGATTTCGAGATGAACAGCCCGCCGGGGCGCACCTTTGCCGCGATGCCGGTGATCGCGGCGTCGAGATCCTGCACAAGGTGGAGCACGTTGAAGGCGCAGACCATATCGAAGCTCTGACCGGCGAGGTCGCCGGTTTCGATGTCGGCAGAGACAAAATCGACGTTGTCGATGCCTTGGGCCTTGGCCTTTTGCGCGCCGATGGCGAGCATTTCGCTGGAGAAATCGCTAGCGGTGATGCGCCCGGCGGCATCGGCGAGGCGCAGGGCGGTGGAGCCGGTGCCGCAGCCCATTTCAAGCACATGGTCGGTGGGGGTCAGGTAGGAGCGGGTGCGTCCGAGCGTGTATTCATAGCTTTCGGTGTCGGCGATGGGGCGTTTGGCATAGCCCTTGGCGGCTTTGTTCCAGAAGGTTGAAGGGGTCATTGTAAAATCCTCGACGGGGAAATGGCTGTGGTGGTGGTCTATTGCAGGTAGGGTAATCCATACGAATATCAGATTGAATTGGCGAAATTCGTGGTTGTGGTATACGAATACGCATGGATTGGCAGGCGATACGATTTGACTGGACCCAGTTGCGCGGGTTTTTGGCGACGGCGGAGGAGGGGTCATTATCGGCGGCGGCGCGGGCGCTGAAGCTGACCCAGCCGACATTGGGGCGACAGGTTGCGGCGTTGGAAGAGGCGCTGGGCGTGGTGTTGTTTGAACGGGTCGGGCGCGGGCTTGTGCTGACCCCGGCGGGGCAGGAGCTTTTGCCACATGCGCGGGCGATGGGGGATGCGGCGGGGCGCATATCGCTGGCGGCGGCGGGGCAGGCGCAGGGGTTGGAGGGCAAGGTCAGGATCACGGCGTCGGACGTGTTTTCAGCGCATTTGCTGCCGCCGATCCTGTCGCAGCTGCGCAGCGCGGCGCATAAGTTGCAGATCGAGGTGGTCGCGGCCAATGACATTCGCGACATCCTGCGCCGGGAGGCGGATATTGCCATTCGCCATGTGCGTCCGACCGAGCCGGATTTGATTGCCCGCATGGTGCGGCAGGACAAGGGGCATTTTTACGCGGCGCCTGCTTATATCAGGCGGCACGGGCGGCCCGAGACCTTGAGCGACCTTGCGCGGCATGAGTTCATTTCCTTTGGCGATGCGCAGCAGATGATGGCGTATTTGAACCCGCTGGGCATGGCGTTGCGCGAGGGCAATTTTCCGATTGGATCGGCAAGTGGCGTGGTGGCGTGGAAGATGGCGCGCGAGGGGCTGGGGATTATCGTGATGGTCGATGATGTGGCCGAGCAAACGCCCGAGATGGAGCGGTTGTTGCCGGGGATGGCGCCGTTTGAGGTGCCTGTGTGGCTTGTCACGCACCGCGAGTTGCACAGCTCGGCGCGGATCAGGTTGGTGTATGATCTGTTGGCCGGGGCATTGGCGCGGGGAAGCTAGGGGCGGTTAAGGGCCTTTGGGTTTGCCTTTGGTCAGGCGGATCGGTTGGATGTTGCGCGGCTGAAGCGGTTCGCTCGAGCCGTTTTGCACCAGAACGGGATCAAGTGGGACGCCAGTATCGCGCAGGGCGAAGGCAATCGGCGAGGGCTGATCGCTGGCCACATGGGTTTCGCTCCATTTCCAGATCGAGAGCAGAACGGGGGCGAGCTCTTTGCCCGCGTCGGTCAGCCGGTATTCGTGGCGCGGCGGGCGGGTTTGATAGGGGCGACGCGCCAGAACGCCATCGGCTTCGAGCTTTTTCAAACGATCGGCCAGCAGGTGGCGGGTGATGCCGAGGCTGGCTTGCAATTCATCAAACCGGCGCAGGCCAAAGAACAGGTCGCGCAGGATTAACAGCGTCCAGCGATCGCCGATGACCGAGAGGCCACGGGCGATAGGGCAGCTTTCTTTGTCGAGATCATTCCATTTCATAACCTACTTCATAGCACGGTTGACTCGGTTCCGAAAGGGAACTTACAGTGGGTTCTGAAAAAGAACTTATCGAATCGGGAGCGATTTTCATGACAAAGCAGGTTGATCGTTCACCGGATGCGCCGCGCCGCCGACCTCTTCACCCTGCGTTGGGGCTTGTTGCTCTGAACGTGGCGGCGCGTGCGCTATCGGTTGTATCGCCGCGTTTGGCCGGGCGCTGGATGGTGAAAATGTTCACCACGCCCAAGCGCCACAAAGCGCCGCCGCGTGAGTCGGATTGGATGACAGGTTCGCGATTGGAGCGGATCACGGGCGCGGGGCAGGAGGTGCCGCTTTATCATTGGGGGGGTGATGGGCCGATCATCCTGTTGGTGCACGGGTTTGCGGGCCGGGGTAGCCAGATGGGGGCGTTTGCCGCGCCGTTGGTTGCGGCCGGATTTCATGTGGTGGCAATGGATTTGCCCGCACATGGGCGCGCGGCGGGCAGCCATAGCGCGCCGCCGGATATGGCCAAGGCGATTGCCCTTGCGGCGGCGCATCTGGGCTCGGTGTTCGGCGTGGTTGCGCATTCGGTCGGATGTTTGAGCACCGCGCTGGCCATGTCACAGGGGATGCGCGTTGCTGCGGTGGCCTTTATCGCGCCGCCGGTGAGCGCACGCGGGCGGTTGGAGGCATTTGCGCGGTTTGTCGGGTTTTCACCGGCGGCGTTGCCGTTTGCGCATCGCATTCTGGCGCGGCGCTATGGTGTTGGGATTGAAACGCTTGAGACCGAGGAGATGGTGCCGGGGCGCGAGGTTGGCGTTTTGATCCTGCATGATCGGGCAGATCCGATGGTGCCGTTTGAAGAAGGCGCGCGGCTGGCCGAGCAATGGCGCGGGGCCGCGTTGGTGGCGACCGACGGGTTGGGCCACACGCGCATTCTGCGCGATGCAGAGGTCACGCAGCAGGTTGTCGGCTTTTTGAGCGCAAAAGCGGCCAAGGCGGGGGCCGCGCCTGCGGCGTGATCCGCGCGGCGGGCGGGGCTGCTGACAGGATGGTGTCAGGAGCGGGCGCTGCATCTGTGCGGCGGCTCTTGTTAATTCCGATTTAGGCAATAGGTTGAGCCGCCTGATGGGGGCGAACGGGAGAGCGTTGATGGCGGCAATTGTCGAGATAGACGGGCTGAGCAAAACCTATGACGGTGGGTTTACTGCGTTAGAGCCGCTAAATCTTAGCATCGAGGATGGTGAGATACTTGCGCTTCTTGGGCCAAATGGGGCGGGGAAAACCACTCTTATTTCAATGCTTTGCGGGTTGGTTTCGCCCAGCGAAGGCCGCGCGCGGGTGGCCGGGTTTGACGTGGTGGCGGACTATCGCGCGGCGCGGCGCACGATTGGGTTGGTGCCGCAGGAGATCCACCTTGAGCCGTTTCAGACGGTGTGGAATGCGCTTCGATTTACCCGCGGGCTGTTCGGGCTGAAGCGGGATGATGCGGCGCTGGAGGCGATTTTGAAGCGGTTGTCCCTGTGGGACAAACGCGGCGCGAAGATCAATGAGCTGTCTGGCGGGATGAAGCGCCGGGTGCTGATTGCCAAGGCGCTGTGCCATGATCCGAAGGTTTTGTTTTTGGACGAGCCGACCGCCGGTGTCGATGTCGAGTTGCGCCGCGACATGTGGGAGATCGTGTCGGATTTGAAGGCCGCCGGTGTGACGATCATTCTGACCACCCATTACATTGAGGAAGCGGAGGCGATTGCCGACCGGATCGGTGTGATCAACAAGGGCCGGTTGCTGTTGGTTGAGGAAAAGGCGGCGTTGATGGCGCGGATGGGGCGCAAGGAATTGCGCATTGCCCTGCGCACCCCGGCGGAGGCGGTGCCCGAGGCGTTGGGCGACTATGATCTGGTGCTGGAGGAGGGCGGGGCCACGTTGGTTTATGCCTATGACACGGGCGCGCAGAGCACGGGCATCACCCGTCTGCTGCAGCGCGTGGCCGAGAGCGGGCTACAGCTTGCTGATATTGAAACCCGGCAATCGAGCCTTGAGGAAATTTTCGTCGGGCTGGTGCGGGATGAGGAAAGGGAACGCGCATGAACTGGCAAGGGTTTTGGGCGATCTATGCCTCGGAGATGAACAGGTTTTTCCGCACCATCATGCAGAGCCTGATTTCACCGGTGTTGAGCACATCGCTGTATTTCGTGGTGTTCGGCACGGCGATTGGCAGCCGGATTGAGCAGGTGGAGGGCGTGTCATATGGGGCGTTCATCGTGCCGGGGCTGATCATGTTGTCGGTGATGACGCAGAGCCTGTCGAACGCAAGTTTCGGGATATATTTCCCGAAGTTCATCGGCACGATATTCGAGGTTCTTTCGGCGCCGGTGAGTTTCATTGAAATCGTGTTGGGCTATGTCGGGGCGGCGGCGACGAAGGCGTTGTTTATCGGGTTGATCATTCTTGGGACCGCGTGGTTTTTCGTTGACCTGACGATTGCGCATCCGGTGGCGATGCTGGCGTTTTTGTTCCTGACCTGTATCAGTTTTGCACTGTTCGGGTTCATCATCGGCATATGGGCGCAGAATTTCGAGCAGTTGCAGTTGATCCCTTTGCTGGTGGTGACGCCGTTGGTGTTTTTGGGGGGCGCGTTTTATTCGGTGTCGATGTTGCCGCCTGTGTGGCAGACGATCACCTTGTTTAACCCGGTGCTCTATCTGATTTCGGGGTTCCGGTGGGCCTTTTTTGGCACGGCGGATGTGCCGGTGATGGTGTCTTTGCTGGCGATTGGCGGCTTTACCCTTGTGTGTCTGGTGGTGATCGGGGTGATTTTCAAAACCGGCTATCGGGTGAAGCCCTGAGCGGGGCGCTCGTGACTTTTATGCCTCCGGCGGGGATATTTTTGGAAAGATGAAGCGGCGGTTCTCTGGGGCTGTCTTGTCTCTGGGGGGGCGGGCCTCTACATGGGTTAGCATGAAGCGCTTTATCCCGTTTATGAAGTCGCCACCGCGTGTGGCTGTTATTCGCCTGCAAGGGGCCATTGGCACCGGGCGGATGCCGTTGAATGATGAGGCCATGGGCCCGGTGATCGAGCGGGCCTTTCGGCGCGGGCGGCCGTGCGCGGTGGCGTTGTTGATCAATTCGCCGGGGGAAGCCCGGTGCAGAGCAGCCGGATTGCCGGGCGGATCCGGCGGCTGGCCGATGAGAAAGACATTCCGGTGCATGCTTTTGTCGAGGATGTTGCGGCGTCGGGGGGCTATTGGCTGGCCTGTGCGGCGGATGATATTTTCGCCGATCCGGCGTCGATTGTCGGGTCAATCGGGGTGATTTCCGGCGGGTTTGGGGCGCATGAGTTTATCAACAAACACGGTATCGAGCGGCGGGTTTACACCGCTGGTAAGTCGAAGTCGCAGTTGGACATGTTTCAGCCCGAGAAGCCGGCGGATGTGAAGCGGTTGAAGGGTATTCTGGACGATATGCACGGCGTGTTTATTGACCATGTTACCCAGAGCCGGGGCGCGCGGTTGGCCGAGGCACCCGGCGATTTTCAGCGGTGAATTCTGGCTTGCGGGCAAGGCAGAGGCGTTGGGATTGATTGACGGGCTGGGACAGATGGAACCCAAGCTGAAAGAGCTTTATGGCGAGGACGTGAAGCTTTTGCCCTATGGGCGCAAGCGGTCGTTCATGCAGCGGTTTGGCGCAGAGATGGCGGCGGATGCGATGGCCACAGTGGAAGAGCGGGCACAGTTTGCCCGCTTTGGGCTGTAGCGCATGATCGCCAAGATTGTTGTTCTTTTCCTTGTGGGCATGGGTGTGTTGGCGATGTTCGGCAAGCTGAGCGTGCCGGGGGCCAAGAAGCTGGCCAATAAACGCTGTAAGAAATGCGGCAAGTTCCGCATTGGGCGCGGCGCTTGTGATTGTGGCAAAGGATAGAGCGCGATGGATTGGGTGTATGCCGGGCTTGGCCTGATCATTCTGTTGCTTGCGGGCGACAGCCTTGTGCGCGGGGCTGTGAACGTGAGCCTGAGAATGGGGATACCGGCGCTGATTGTGTCGTTGACCATTGTGGCGTTCGGGACCTCGGCGCCGGAGTTGTTGATTGCCATTAGCGCCATTCATGATGGCGCGCCGGGCATTGCGATGGGCAATGTCGTGGGGTCGAACACGGCGAATGTACTGCTTGTTCTGGGGATACCGGCGCTTTTGGCGACGATGCACACTTCGGATTGCGAGACCAAGAAAACCTATATTTTCATGTTGATCGCGACCCTTCTGTTTATCGCGCTGGCGTTCCGCGGGGTGTTTGACTGGAAAGCCGGGATCGTTTTGCTGGCGGCGCTGGCGTTTGTGTTGGGGGACGCGTTTTTGCACGCGCAACGGCACCGGCGCGAGATGAAGGGCCTTGCCCTTGCCGAAGCGGAGGCCATGGAAGCGGAAGAGATCGAGGGGGCCGACCCCGACATGCCGTGGTGGAAGATCGGTGTCTTTCTTGTGCTTGGCCTGATCGGGTTGCCGCTGGGCGCGGATTTGCTGGTCGACAGTTCGATGAATATCGCGCGGATGTTTGGCGTATCGGAAGTTGTGATCGGCCTGACCCTTGTGGCGGTTGGAACGTCGTTGCCGGAATTGGCGACGACCGTGATGGCGGCCATCCGGCAGCAGGCGGATGTGGCGTTGGGCAATGTGATCGGCTCGAACATGTTCAACCTGTTGGCGATTATCGGCATCACCACGTTGATCGGGCCGATCCCGGTGGATGCAGAATTCCTTCGGTTTGATCTTTGGGTGATGCTGGGTGCGTCGCTGCTTTTGATCCCGTTTGTGTTTCTTGGACGGGACATCACGCGGGTCTGGGGGATCATTTTGTCGGCGCTTTATGCCGGCTATGTGCTCATGGTTCTGGTATGAGCGCGCGGGCGCTTGTTACCGGCGGAGGCGACCGGCTGGGCGCGGCGATGGTGCGATACCTTGCCAAGCGCGGCTATGACGTTGCGGTGCATTACAACACCAGCGCGGCCAAGGCCGAAGCCTTGATGGCCGAGGTGCAGCAGGGCGGGGTGCGCGCCGTAGCCTTGCAGGCCGATCTGTTGGACGAGGCGCAGGTGAGCCCGCTTGTGGGGCGCGCGGCAGAGGCGTTGGGCGGGCCGCTGGATGTGTTGATCAACAACGCGTCGATCTTTGAGTATGACACGATCCGCACGGGCACGCGCGACAGTTGGGACCGGCATATCGAGTCAAACCTGCGCGCGCCGTTCGTGTTGACGCAGGCGTTTGCGGCGCAGGCCCCCAAGGCCATGCCCGATGACGCCGCCGAGCCGATGGCGCAGGCGCTGGTGATCAATATGGTGGACCAGCGGGTGCGCAAGCTGACGCCTGAGTTTGCCTCGTATACGATTGCAAAGATGGGGCTTTGGGCGCTGACACAGACCAGCGCGCAGGCATTGGCGCCGGATGTGCGGGTGAATGCAATTGGCCCTGGCCCGACGATGATAGGCGCGCGCCAGAGCGCCGCGCATTTCGCGCAGCAGCGCGAGAATACGGTGCTTGGGCGCGGCTCTAATCCGCAGGATATTACCGCCGCTCTGGGCTATTTTCTGGATGCGCCAGCGGTGACCGGGCAGTTGCTTTGTGTGGATGGCGGGCAGCACCTTGGCTGGCAGACGCCGGACATACTGGGACCTGAGTAAAGGGCCGATCCGGCCATCTTTTTCGCCGTGCCGTGAAAGTTTTGCACGGCGTCGCAATGTGTTACCAAAGCGTCATGAAAATGTTAATGTTTTCAATGTTTTGCCATGTGTTCAAAAAAGAAACGTTAAAATTCAACAGGTTACATATGTGCTTAAAAATTAGGCAAATTAGCGAAGTCAGCCAAAAACAACAATTATTTCGATCCGACGGAAAGATACACACGGAGTTATCCACAGGAACGGTGGATGCCTTTTAACTTGTGCAGCCCGAAGTAACATTGCAGCCCAAGAACAGAATCAGACCCGGTGACACATGGCGCAGAACGACGATGAAAAGGTGACGCAAGGGAAGCCCGGCCATGAGGTGATTGCCGGATACCTCAAGACATTGGACGCCTCGCCGGGGGTGTACCGGATGCTTGATGCGAAAAACGCCGTGCTCTACGTGGGCAAGGCGCGCAACCTGCGCGCGCGCGTCTCAAGCTATGCCAGACCGACGGGGCATTCGGGGCGGATTGCGCGGATGATCCGGGACACCGCGTCGATGATGTTTCTGACCACGCGGACGGAAACCGAGGCGCTTTTGCTTGAGCAGAACCTCATCAAACAGTTGAAGCCGCGCTATAATGTGCTTTTGCGCGACGACAAGAGTTTCCCCAATGTGTTGGTCACGGATCACGAATTTCCGATGATCAAAAAGCACCGCGGTGCGAAGAAGGAAAAGGGCAGTTACTATGGCCCCTTTGCCAGCGCGGGGGCGGTCAACCGGGCGTTGGGACAATTGCAGCGTGTGTTTTTGCTGCGCAATTGCACGAACGCGATGTTTGAGAGCCGGACGCGCCCGTGTCTGCAATATCAGATCAAACGCTGCACTGCGCCCTGTGTGGGCAAGGTGAGCGCGGCGGAGTATGGCGACGCGGTGCGCGATGCGGAACGCTATCTTCAGGGCCGCTCGACCCAGATCCAAGAAAAGCTGGCCAAAGAGATGGCGCAG
This genomic window from Rhodobacteraceae bacterium D3-12 contains:
- a CDS encoding calcium/sodium antiporter — protein: MDWVYAGLGLIILLLAGDSLVRGAVNVSLRMGIPALIVSLTIVAFGTSAPELLIAISAIHDGAPGIAMGNVVGSNTANVLLVLGIPALLATMHTSDCETKKTYIFMLIATLLFIALAFRGVFDWKAGIVLLAALAFVLGDAFLHAQRHRREMKGLALAEAEAMEAEEIEGADPDMPWWKIGVFLVLGLIGLPLGADLLVDSSMNIARMFGVSEVVIGLTLVAVGTSLPELATTVMAAIRQQADVALGNVIGSNMFNLLAIIGITTLIGPIPVDAEFLRFDLWVMLGASLLLIPFVFLGRDITRVWGIILSALYAGYVLMVLV
- a CDS encoding SDR family oxidoreductase, giving the protein MSARALVTGGGDRLGAAMVRYLAKRGYDVAVHYNTSAAKAEALMAEVQQGGVRAVALQADLLDEAQVSPLVGRAAEALGGPLDVLINNASIFEYDTIRTGTRDSWDRHIESNLRAPFVLTQAFAAQAPKAMPDDAAEPMAQALVINMVDQRVRKLTPEFASYTIAKMGLWALTQTSAQALAPDVRVNAIGPGPTMIGARQSAAHFAQQRENTVLGRGSNPQDITAALGYFLDAPAVTGQLLCVDGGQHLGWQTPDILGPE